The Nostoc punctiforme PCC 73102 genome includes a region encoding these proteins:
- a CDS encoding type I polyketide synthase encodes MSEYDRSGDIAIIGMSGRFPGAKNLEEFWQNLKNGVESISFLNDDRILGSGVSPSVLGHPNYVKASSVLKDIDLFDAPFFGFSPREAEITDPQHRIFMECAWEALENAGYNPKKSNCSTGVFAGKSISNYLLFNLLHTLDLTKATNYLQNLIGNDKDYLATHTSYKLNLKGLSVTIQTACSTSLVSVIMGCDSLLSYQCDLALAGGITVRVPQEIGYIYEEGSILSPDGHCRSFDAKAGGTIYGSGVGIVVLKRLADAITDRDCIHAIIKGTAINNDGALKVGYTAPSVDGQSEVIAMAHAMAGIDAETISYIEAHGTGTNLGDPIEIAALTQVFRTTTQKKGFCAIGSVKTNIGHLDAAAGVAGLIKTVLALKYKLLPPSLHFEEPNPQIDFANSPFYVNTKLSEWKTDGKPRCAGVSSFGMGGTNAHVILEEAPALIPVANQVERSLHILSLSAKSQKALQELASRYENFLASHPEASHPDICFTAHTGRTHFDCRLAVVSESIAQMREQLGTFVAGVEAAGLVSGQVNEAESPKIAFLFTGQGSQYIGMGRQLYEEAPIFRQTLDRCNDILRPYLEKSLLSILYPESEETSLIDETAYTQPALFALEYSLYELWKSWGIKPDIVIGHSIGEYVAATVAEIFSLEDALKLISERGRLMQALTQNGKMVAVFASESKVREAIQAVAVSSEVAIAAINSPQNTVISGGNKAVEAVCAVLEAEGIKTKKLKVSHAFHSPMMEPILADFEKVAASIAYSAPKIELSSNVTGKLIGSEIATPEYWCRHIKQPVRFAEGMKTLHDRGCEVFVEIGPNPTLLDMGHQCLDEVGVFIPSLRQRYSDWQQLLQSLAALYVRGVQVDWFGFDQNYLRSRLELPTYPFQRQRYWIDKPGILIDTKSHLALNGIRNQVIHPLLGQRLQSAALKNNEIQFESKISENFPAFLEHHRIYQQTIFPASGYLEMALFAGAEVFKSDKLILEEFVIHQVLILPPNQEKTLQLILTPTGNLEYSFQIFSFNQVAEQSADLWILHASAKLLLSEKGLEIPHVNLEQLTQRSEEISPEDYYQKCCDQGIDYGASFQGIERLWRQNGEVLGQIRLPEALHLEAVNYKLHPSLLDACFQVLKAGIHDTNTEDTYVLVGLERLAVFGYPDSTLWSYAQMRPVKETNQQTLTADLQLVSPDGRVIITVEGLVLKQVSSEALVGTAPQLLLNSLYEVEWRSQARLFPLSPAENLLTPSAISERILPQVNEAIGDQYKNWLILADSLGIGQQLATFLRARGQTCTLIFSGENYEQLAEQEFRIDLASFADFQQLLKETVGTGIRGVVHLWSLEAPEAQDLTVTDLEAASHKACGSTLYLVQALVKAELKQPPTLWLVTRGAILVGVESAVSGVAQSPLWGMGKVIALEYPEFNCVRVDLDPNAPDDNAQTLFEEIWSKSSEDQVAFCKGNRLVPRLVSRQFQAPVVHNKLNCRGDSTYLITGGLGYLGLLVARWLVECGAKYLVILGRNSASFAANSQLRELEQMGTQVVVRMADVSQEGQIAQVLAEIKQSLPPLRGVIHAAGVIDDSTLLQLSWERFSQVMASKVEGAWNLHTLTQDTPLEFFVLFSSLSSLLGNSGQANYAAANAFLDALAHYRRNRGLAGLSINWGVWSLKESTPEPDRREGERLLGRKGMEFINSKEGLQVLDYLLLQSSVQVGVLPVKWSKFLQQFPPGGEPPFFSEFVYQLQQQVKDGQSQVKQIELIRRLKEASANERLELLVAYLQDGVAKVLGISSSQQIDPNQSLNELGFDSLMSIDFKNKIKNELGIELPIRKIAESSSVVQLALALIEQLALTSLIQSEQPSNELTDNLEEIIL; translated from the coding sequence ATGAGTGAATATGATCGGTCAGGAGATATTGCTATCATTGGCATGAGTGGTCGATTTCCTGGAGCCAAAAATCTTGAAGAATTTTGGCAGAATTTAAAAAATGGTGTAGAGTCAATTTCATTTCTTAATGATGATAGAATATTGGGTTCAGGAGTATCTCCATCAGTGTTGGGTCATCCAAACTATGTTAAAGCTAGCTCTGTCCTAAAAGACATAGATTTGTTTGATGCTCCATTCTTCGGTTTCAGCCCTAGGGAAGCTGAAATCACAGATCCCCAGCACCGCATTTTTATGGAGTGTGCCTGGGAAGCTCTGGAAAATGCAGGTTACAATCCTAAAAAATCTAACTGCTCCACTGGGGTTTTTGCAGGAAAAAGCATTAGCAACTACCTGTTGTTTAATCTTTTGCATACTTTGGACTTAACAAAAGCAACAAATTATCTCCAGAATTTGATTGGAAATGATAAAGATTATTTAGCTACGCATACATCTTACAAATTAAACCTCAAAGGTTTGAGCGTTACCATTCAAACAGCTTGTTCCACATCTTTAGTATCTGTAATCATGGGCTGCGATAGCTTATTGAGTTATCAATGCGATCTAGCTTTAGCTGGTGGCATTACAGTCAGAGTTCCGCAAGAAATTGGCTATATTTACGAAGAAGGAAGTATCCTATCTCCTGACGGACACTGCCGTTCTTTCGATGCTAAAGCAGGGGGAACTATATATGGCAGTGGCGTAGGAATTGTAGTTTTAAAACGGTTGGCAGATGCTATCACCGATCGAGACTGCATCCATGCAATTATCAAGGGGACAGCTATTAACAACGATGGTGCACTGAAAGTTGGCTATACTGCTCCCAGCGTGGATGGTCAGTCCGAGGTAATTGCTATGGCTCATGCTATGGCTGGGATTGATGCTGAGACAATTTCTTATATAGAGGCACATGGTACAGGAACAAATCTAGGAGACCCGATTGAAATTGCCGCCCTCACACAAGTTTTTCGCACTACTACGCAGAAAAAGGGTTTCTGCGCTATTGGTTCTGTCAAAACAAACATTGGACATTTAGATGCAGCTGCTGGTGTTGCAGGTCTGATCAAAACGGTTCTAGCGCTCAAATATAAGTTGTTGCCACCTAGCCTGCACTTTGAAGAACCTAATCCCCAAATTGATTTTGCTAACAGTCCTTTTTACGTCAATACCAAGCTGTCTGAATGGAAAACGGATGGAAAACCTCGCTGTGCCGGAGTCAGCTCTTTTGGCATGGGAGGTACTAACGCTCATGTGATTTTAGAAGAAGCGCCAGCACTAATACCAGTAGCCAATCAAGTTGAGCGCTCATTACACATTCTTAGCCTATCAGCAAAAAGTCAAAAGGCTTTGCAAGAACTGGCAAGTCGCTATGAGAATTTCTTAGCGTCTCATCCTGAAGCGTCTCATCCAGATATTTGCTTTACAGCTCATACAGGACGAACGCATTTTGATTGCCGTCTTGCTGTGGTATCTGAATCCATTGCACAGATGAGAGAGCAATTAGGTACTTTCGTTGCTGGGGTAGAGGCTGCTGGACTGGTAAGCGGACAGGTAAATGAAGCAGAAAGTCCTAAAATAGCATTTTTATTCACTGGTCAGGGATCCCAATACATAGGTATGGGACGCCAACTCTACGAAGAAGCCCCTATTTTTCGTCAAACTCTTGATCGTTGCAATGACATTCTACGTCCCTATTTAGAAAAATCCCTACTCAGTATCTTGTATCCAGAATCTGAGGAAACTTCACTAATAGATGAAACCGCTTATACACAACCCGCTTTATTTGCTTTAGAGTATTCCCTATATGAGTTATGGAAGTCTTGGGGTATTAAACCAGATATAGTCATAGGTCATAGTATAGGGGAATATGTCGCTGCAACTGTAGCAGAAATTTTCAGCTTAGAGGATGCCTTAAAGCTGATTAGTGAACGCGGACGTTTAATGCAAGCCTTGACTCAAAATGGCAAAATGGTGGCGGTGTTTGCCTCTGAAAGCAAAGTTCGCGAGGCTATTCAAGCTGTAGCTGTCTCGTCGGAAGTGGCGATCGCTGCTATCAATAGTCCGCAAAATACGGTAATTTCGGGTGGCAATAAAGCGGTAGAAGCAGTATGTGCTGTTTTGGAAGCAGAAGGAATCAAGACGAAAAAATTAAAGGTTTCCCATGCCTTCCACTCACCGATGATGGAACCAATCTTGGCGGATTTTGAAAAGGTTGCCGCCTCTATTGCATATTCTGCTCCTAAAATTGAATTGAGTTCAAATGTTACTGGAAAACTGATTGGTAGTGAAATAGCAACGCCAGAATACTGGTGTCGCCATATCAAGCAGCCAGTAAGATTTGCTGAGGGCATGAAGACACTTCACGATCGGGGTTGTGAAGTTTTTGTGGAAATAGGCCCGAACCCAACATTATTGGATATGGGGCATCAGTGTTTGGATGAAGTGGGAGTTTTCATACCCAGTTTGCGCCAAAGGTATTCAGATTGGCAACAACTACTTCAGAGTTTAGCAGCGCTATATGTTCGTGGTGTGCAAGTAGACTGGTTTGGCTTTGACCAAAACTATCTGCGTTCCAGGTTAGAACTGCCGACTTATCCTTTCCAACGACAGCGCTATTGGATCGATAAACCTGGAATTTTAATTGATACTAAGTCCCACCTAGCACTAAATGGCATCCGAAACCAGGTAATTCACCCCTTACTCGGTCAAAGATTGCAATCGGCAGCGCTTAAAAATAACGAGATTCAATTTGAATCCAAAATTAGCGAAAATTTTCCTGCTTTTTTAGAACACCATCGGATCTACCAACAAACTATTTTTCCAGCGTCAGGTTACTTAGAAATGGCTTTGTTTGCTGGAGCTGAAGTTTTCAAATCAGACAAGTTAATTTTAGAAGAATTTGTCATCCATCAAGTTCTGATATTGCCACCGAATCAAGAAAAAACACTTCAGTTAATTTTGACCCCTACAGGGAATTTAGAGTATTCATTCCAGATTTTTAGCTTTAATCAAGTGGCAGAACAATCAGCTGATTTATGGATACTCCATGCATCCGCTAAATTACTGCTGTCAGAGAAAGGCTTGGAAATTCCTCATGTTAACTTAGAACAATTAACCCAGCGTAGTGAAGAAATATCACCTGAAGACTATTACCAGAAGTGTTGCGATCAGGGAATTGACTATGGAGCTAGCTTCCAAGGGATTGAACGACTTTGGCGACAGAATGGAGAAGTTTTAGGTCAGATTCGTTTGCCAGAGGCATTGCATTTAGAAGCTGTGAATTATAAGTTACATCCCTCGCTGCTAGATGCCTGCTTTCAGGTTTTAAAGGCTGGTATCCACGATACCAACACGGAAGATACATATGTTTTGGTGGGTTTAGAACGCCTTGCTGTGTTCGGTTATCCAGACTCTACCTTATGGAGTTACGCTCAAATGCGTCCGGTTAAAGAAACAAATCAACAGACCTTGACTGCTGACTTGCAACTAGTTAGTCCAGATGGACGGGTGATAATAACTGTGGAAGGTTTAGTGCTTAAGCAAGTAAGCAGTGAAGCTCTGGTGGGTACAGCACCCCAGCTTCTGCTTAATTCTTTATATGAAGTAGAGTGGCGATCGCAGGCACGTCTATTCCCACTATCACCAGCCGAAAATTTGCTTACTCCCTCTGCAATTAGCGAGCGCATATTGCCCCAGGTAAATGAAGCGATCGGAGATCAGTATAAAAATTGGCTAATTTTGGCTGATAGTTTGGGGATTGGTCAACAATTGGCAACATTTTTGAGGGCTAGAGGCCAGACCTGTACTTTAATATTCTCAGGAGAAAATTACGAACAGTTAGCAGAACAAGAGTTCAGGATCGACCTTGCCAGTTTCGCAGACTTTCAACAGCTGCTCAAAGAAACAGTGGGGACTGGTATACGGGGGGTAGTGCATCTTTGGAGCTTAGAGGCACCAGAGGCACAAGATTTGACTGTAACTGATTTAGAAGCAGCCTCACATAAAGCATGTGGTAGTACCTTGTACTTAGTTCAAGCCTTGGTCAAGGCGGAATTGAAGCAGCCTCCTACTCTGTGGTTAGTTACCCGAGGTGCTATTTTAGTGGGGGTAGAGTCTGCTGTTTCAGGAGTTGCTCAATCTCCCCTATGGGGAATGGGGAAAGTTATCGCCTTGGAATATCCAGAATTTAACTGCGTGCGGGTGGATTTGGATCCGAATGCACCAGATGATAATGCACAAACTTTATTTGAGGAAATCTGGTCAAAAAGTTCAGAAGATCAAGTGGCTTTTTGCAAGGGCAACCGTCTGGTGCCGAGGCTGGTGTCTAGGCAGTTTCAGGCTCCTGTAGTTCACAATAAGCTTAATTGTCGTGGCGATAGTACTTACTTAATTACAGGAGGGTTGGGATATCTAGGTTTGCTAGTGGCTCGTTGGTTGGTGGAATGTGGAGCAAAGTACCTAGTTATATTAGGGCGTAACAGTGCTAGTTTTGCTGCTAACAGTCAGCTAAGGGAACTAGAACAGATGGGCACTCAAGTGGTAGTGCGGATGGCAGATGTATCCCAGGAAGGACAAATCGCCCAGGTACTAGCAGAAATCAAGCAATCCCTGCCACCTTTGCGAGGGGTCATTCACGCTGCTGGAGTCATCGATGACAGCACGCTGCTGCAACTTTCTTGGGAGCGCTTTAGCCAGGTAATGGCTTCCAAGGTCGAAGGAGCATGGAATCTACACACTTTGACCCAAGACACTCCCTTGGAGTTCTTTGTGTTGTTTTCTTCGCTTAGTTCTCTACTGGGTAATTCAGGTCAAGCCAACTATGCGGCTGCTAATGCTTTTCTAGATGCCTTAGCTCATTATCGTCGAAATCGGGGACTAGCAGGATTAAGCATCAACTGGGGGGTTTGGTCGCTAAAAGAATCGACACCCGAACCTGATCGCCGGGAAGGTGAGCGGCTTCTTGGGAGGAAAGGGATGGAGTTCATAAATTCTAAGGAGGGATTGCAGGTATTAGATTATTTGCTATTGCAATCCTCAGTTCAAGTTGGAGTTTTACCTGTAAAATGGTCAAAATTTCTACAGCAATTCCCGCCCGGTGGTGAACCCCCCTTCTTCTCTGAGTTTGTTTACCAATTGCAGCAACAAGTAAAAGATGGCCAATCACAAGTTAAGCAAATCGAATTGATACGTCGTTTAAAAGAAGCTTCTGCAAACGAACGTTTGGAACTTTTAGTTGCTTATCTTCAAGATGGGGTAGCTAAAGTTCTTGGAATTAGCTCATCCCAACAGATAGATCCAAACCAATCATTAAATGAATTAGGATTTGATTCTTTGATGAGCATTGATTTTAAGAACAAAATCAAAAATGAACTGGGGATAGAACTGCCGATACGAAAAATTGCTGAGAGCTCTAGCGTCGTTCAATTAGCTTTAGCTCTAATTGAGCAATTAGCATTGACAAGCCTAATCCAATCAGAACAGCCATCCAACGAATTAACTGACAATTTAGAAGAAATAATTTTATAA
- a CDS encoding non-ribosomal peptide synthetase produces MVSFYISELGLEVANFIEIIRFRSLSQAGKTAFLFLQDGETEAAKITYRELDQKAQAIAAQLQTLTTPGDRVLLLYPSGFEFIAAFVGCLYAGVVAVPAYPPRRNQKMLRLQAIAIDAQATLVVSTTSVLGNINSQAENPGFLGLKCVATDNLIPIEDFIPYRATPDTLAFLQYTSGSTGTPKGVMLNHGNLLHNQRLIQTAFEHTEQTIFVGWLPLFHDMGLIGNTLQPLYLGIPCIFMSPTAFLMRPLQWLMAISKYKATTSGGPNFAYDLCASKITSEERSTLDLSTWQVAFNGAEPIRAETIERFASTFADCGFRREAFYPCYGMAETTLIVSGGLVAPPPVLQTFQKAALEQHLVVPASNSDDATQTLVGCGQPLQDMRVVIVHPERMTRCNSDEIGEIWVSSASVTQGYWNQIDSTQRTFQAYLQDTGAGPFLRTGDLGFLKDGELFVTGRLKDLIIIRGRNYYPQDIESTVQKSHLSLRANCGAAFSVEIDGEERLVVIQEVERAYYRNLEVEEVVGAIRSAVSEEHELQVYAVVLLKPGGILKTSSGKVQHYACKAGFLANTLDAIGSSILEKFDSFEGIELINVEELLATPAEDRTRQLESYLQKLIARMLKIYPSKLNIREPLTVLGIDSLLATQIAYRIREQLKVDLPIQSFFDSATIGDLTEHIETILQEQKNKDSALSLSQIISAPDQRYQPFPLTDIQQAYWVGRSNSFELSNVATHVYIEIESINLNIKRLTNAWQKIIERHDMLRTVVLSGGEQQILEVVPFYEIEVLDLQKLEPKFAIPKSEEIRQQMSHQILQTDQWPLFEIRATRFDEQRFRLHISIDLLLADYGSLLRLCQEWSQIYQHPDTTLKPLEISFRDYVITEKQLVHTELYKRAQEYWFKRLDTLPQSPQLPLAQNPYLLKQPQFKRRCSQLKSETWQQLKQRASQAGLTPSGILLTAFAEVLAIWSNSTEFTLNLTLYNRLPLHPQVNEIIGNTISLILLEVNNSTPASFTVRAQNLQRQLWQDLDHSYMSGVHVLRELARRQGSHQKALMPIVFTSILNNGSFIQDRSALNVFGEVIYSISQTSQVWLDHQVMEEDGKLVFNWDAVEDLFPEGLLDDMFEAYCEFLMLLATSDAVWREITYELVPKAQLLQRATVNSTDAPISGWMLHTLFAAQVEAREQDCAVISSQRTLTYLELFQLANQVGHRLRKLKTSPNTLVAVVMEKGWEQIVAVLGILMSGAAYMPIDPELPDERVQYLLKQGEVKLILTQSWLNERLTWIEGIPRICLDCDELVGEDSSPLDLVQSPDDLAYVIYTSGSTGVPKGVMLTHRGPVNTILDINQRFGITHQDRVLALSALNFDLSVYDIFGTLAAGGTLVIPEAERTKDPAHWVELMKQHKVTLWNSVPTFMQMLVEYLSAGLEKVPASLGLILMSGDRIPVNLPQQIKAIWEDVKVVSVGGPTETSIWNICYPIEKIDEQWKSIPYGKPITNQRYHVLNKFLEPCPVWVPGMLYAEGIGLAKGYWRDEKKTEESFIIHPRTQQRLYKTGDSGRFLPDGNIEILGREDFQVKINGYRIELGEIEATLLQDESVKEVVVTSTEKEHQSLVAYVVLNSNQKQSSQQHHQLKGVLLNSLEPVQESNSISKKLLNYLEQKLPSYMVPSDCVILNALPLNRNGKVDRKLLPKLNKNVLKPETGAVPPKTEIEQTLAKIVREVLQIEKIGVYDNFFDLGANSIHLVQINKNIKILMGIEVQMVEIFQNPSISYLAKFFSQHKGENKSFQAVAERAEKRKIAQQKRGMKRGKS; encoded by the coding sequence ATGGTTTCGTTTTATATATCTGAGCTTGGACTGGAAGTTGCTAACTTTATTGAAATTATTCGCTTTAGATCCTTAAGCCAAGCTGGTAAAACAGCTTTTTTATTTCTGCAAGACGGAGAGACAGAAGCAGCGAAAATTACATATCGAGAATTAGACCAGAAGGCGCAAGCGATCGCCGCTCAACTTCAAACTTTAACAACTCCTGGAGATCGTGTTCTATTGCTCTACCCTTCTGGTTTTGAGTTTATTGCTGCCTTTGTTGGCTGCTTATATGCTGGGGTTGTCGCAGTTCCTGCTTACCCACCCCGACGGAATCAGAAGATGCTTAGATTGCAGGCGATCGCCATAGATGCTCAAGCAACCCTGGTGGTGAGCACCACATCAGTATTAGGCAATATAAATAGTCAGGCTGAGAATCCAGGTTTCCTTGGGCTGAAGTGCGTCGCGACTGATAATCTTATTCCGATTGAGGACTTTATTCCTTATCGAGCAACCCCAGACACCTTGGCTTTTCTCCAATACACTTCAGGTTCTACAGGAACGCCAAAGGGGGTGATGTTGAATCATGGCAATCTGTTGCACAACCAACGACTGATCCAGACGGCATTCGAGCATACAGAACAAACGATCTTTGTCGGCTGGTTGCCTCTTTTCCATGACATGGGCTTGATCGGGAATACACTTCAGCCCCTGTACTTAGGCATCCCGTGCATCTTCATGTCTCCAACAGCCTTTCTGATGCGCCCCCTGCAATGGCTGATGGCTATTTCCAAGTACAAAGCTACTACTAGTGGCGGTCCTAATTTTGCCTACGACCTATGTGCAAGCAAAATAACTTCCGAAGAGCGGTCAACTCTCGACCTAAGTACCTGGCAAGTGGCTTTTAATGGAGCTGAACCCATCCGAGCGGAAACTATAGAGCGGTTTGCAAGCACATTTGCTGATTGCGGCTTTCGCCGGGAAGCATTTTACCCCTGTTACGGTATGGCAGAAACAACTCTCATTGTTTCTGGGGGTCTAGTGGCGCCCCCACCAGTATTGCAAACCTTCCAAAAAGCGGCGCTAGAGCAACATCTGGTAGTTCCAGCTAGTAATTCAGATGATGCCACCCAAACACTGGTGGGGTGCGGTCAACCGTTGCAGGATATGCGGGTGGTCATTGTCCATCCAGAGCGAATGACTCGCTGCAATTCCGATGAGATAGGTGAAATTTGGGTATCAAGTGCAAGTGTAACTCAAGGCTACTGGAACCAGATCGACTCAACCCAACGTACTTTCCAAGCCTACCTCCAAGATACAGGAGCAGGTCCATTTTTGAGGACGGGGGACTTGGGATTTTTAAAAGATGGCGAGTTGTTCGTCACGGGTCGGCTGAAGGATTTAATTATTATTCGAGGTCGCAATTATTATCCCCAGGATATTGAATCTACGGTGCAAAAAAGTCATTTGTCTCTGCGAGCGAACTGTGGAGCGGCTTTTTCAGTAGAAATAGACGGAGAAGAGCGGTTAGTCGTTATTCAAGAGGTCGAGCGTGCTTACTACCGGAATTTAGAGGTGGAAGAGGTAGTTGGAGCTATTCGTTCTGCTGTGTCAGAAGAACATGAATTACAAGTTTATGCTGTGGTATTGCTCAAACCTGGAGGTATTCTGAAGACTTCTAGCGGTAAAGTTCAGCATTATGCCTGTAAGGCAGGGTTCTTGGCAAATACTCTGGATGCGATCGGCAGTAGTATTCTGGAAAAATTCGATTCCTTTGAAGGAATCGAATTAATAAATGTCGAAGAGCTGTTAGCCACCCCAGCAGAAGATAGAACGCGGCAACTGGAATCTTATCTTCAAAAACTGATCGCCAGGATGTTAAAAATATATCCATCAAAATTGAATATACGTGAACCCTTGACAGTCTTAGGAATTGATTCTTTATTAGCAACTCAAATTGCTTATCGGATACGCGAGCAATTAAAAGTAGATTTGCCAATACAAAGCTTTTTTGATTCGGCAACTATAGGTGATTTAACTGAACATATAGAAACCATACTGCAAGAGCAGAAAAATAAGGATTCGGCGCTATCGCTGTCACAAATTATCTCTGCACCAGACCAGCGCTATCAGCCTTTCCCTCTTACAGATATTCAACAGGCTTACTGGGTGGGGCGCAGTAATTCTTTTGAATTGAGTAATGTTGCCACTCATGTTTATATAGAGATTGAAAGTATTAATTTAAACATAAAACGGCTTACAAACGCTTGGCAAAAAATCATTGAACGTCACGATATGCTGCGGACAGTAGTGCTGTCTGGTGGCGAACAACAGATATTAGAGGTGGTGCCATTTTATGAGATTGAAGTATTAGATTTACAGAAGCTCGAACCAAAATTCGCTATTCCTAAAAGCGAAGAAATTCGTCAACAAATGTCTCACCAAATACTACAAACTGACCAGTGGCCTTTGTTTGAAATTCGTGCTACTCGTTTTGACGAGCAACGATTTCGACTTCATATTAGTATAGATTTATTATTGGCAGATTATGGCAGTTTGTTACGCTTATGTCAAGAATGGAGTCAAATTTACCAGCATCCCGATACTACTTTGAAGCCATTGGAAATTTCATTTCGGGACTATGTTATAACCGAGAAGCAACTCGTACATACAGAATTATATAAGCGAGCGCAAGAGTATTGGTTCAAGCGTCTAGATACATTGCCTCAATCGCCACAATTGCCCTTAGCTCAAAATCCCTATTTGTTAAAACAGCCTCAGTTTAAGCGTCGCTGTTCTCAACTAAAATCAGAGACTTGGCAGCAGTTAAAACAGCGAGCTAGTCAAGCTGGTCTGACTCCCTCCGGTATTTTACTTACGGCTTTTGCCGAAGTCTTAGCTATTTGGAGCAACAGTACTGAGTTTACACTTAATCTCACACTATATAATCGTCTACCGCTTCATCCCCAAGTAAATGAAATCATTGGCAATACTATATCTTTGATTCTTTTGGAGGTGAATAACTCAACACCAGCTTCCTTTACTGTTCGCGCTCAAAACCTACAGCGCCAACTATGGCAAGATTTAGACCACAGTTATATGAGTGGAGTACATGTGCTGCGGGAACTAGCCCGGAGGCAAGGAAGCCACCAAAAAGCGCTAATGCCGATTGTATTTACCAGCATTTTAAATAATGGTTCATTTATTCAGGATAGATCGGCGTTAAATGTTTTTGGTGAGGTCATTTATAGCATCAGTCAAACCTCTCAAGTTTGGTTAGATCATCAAGTCATGGAAGAAGATGGAAAATTGGTTTTCAACTGGGATGCAGTAGAAGATCTATTTCCAGAGGGCTTGCTGGACGATATGTTTGAAGCTTACTGCGAATTTTTAATGCTCCTAGCCACCTCGGATGCAGTTTGGAGGGAAATAACTTATGAATTAGTACCCAAAGCCCAACTCTTACAAAGAGCAACAGTCAATTCCACGGATGCACCCATTTCTGGGTGGATGTTGCACACATTATTTGCGGCGCAAGTAGAAGCACGAGAACAGGATTGTGCTGTTATTTCTTCTCAGCGAACTCTAACTTATTTAGAATTATTCCAACTAGCAAATCAGGTTGGTCATCGACTACGAAAATTAAAGACATCTCCCAACACTCTGGTTGCTGTAGTCATGGAAAAAGGTTGGGAGCAAATAGTTGCCGTTTTAGGAATACTCATGTCGGGTGCAGCTTATATGCCCATCGATCCAGAATTGCCTGATGAGCGGGTGCAATATTTGCTTAAGCAAGGAGAAGTAAAACTGATTTTAACTCAGTCATGGCTGAATGAACGCCTGACTTGGATTGAGGGAATTCCACGGATATGCCTAGATTGCGACGAGTTAGTGGGAGAAGACAGCAGTCCTTTGGATTTGGTACAAAGCCCGGATGATTTAGCCTATGTTATCTATACATCCGGCTCGACTGGCGTGCCTAAAGGAGTCATGCTTACCCATCGGGGTCCTGTCAATACCATCCTTGACATCAACCAACGTTTTGGAATTACCCATCAAGACCGAGTATTAGCTTTGTCAGCTTTAAACTTTGATTTGTCAGTATATGATATCTTTGGCACCTTAGCTGCTGGGGGAACTTTAGTAATTCCAGAGGCAGAAAGAACAAAAGACCCGGCTCACTGGGTAGAACTCATGAAGCAACACAAAGTTACTCTCTGGAACTCAGTTCCTACCTTTATGCAGATGTTAGTAGAATATCTGTCGGCAGGGCTGGAAAAAGTACCAGCGTCTCTGGGATTGATTCTAATGAGTGGCGATAGGATTCCAGTGAATTTACCCCAGCAGATTAAAGCAATATGGGAGGATGTAAAAGTTGTTAGTGTCGGAGGACCCACCGAAACTTCAATCTGGAATATTTGCTATCCTATTGAGAAAATAGACGAGCAATGGAAGAGCATTCCTTATGGAAAACCAATAACTAACCAACGCTATCACGTTCTTAATAAATTTTTAGAACCCTGTCCGGTATGGGTACCAGGAATGCTTTATGCTGAAGGAATTGGTTTAGCCAAAGGCTATTGGCGAGATGAAAAAAAGACCGAAGAAAGCTTTATCATTCATCCTCGCACTCAACAGCGCTTATATAAAACTGGTGACTCGGGGCGATTTTTGCCTGATGGCAATATTGAAATTCTGGGAAGAGAAGATTTTCAAGTAAAAATAAATGGCTACCGGATTGAGCTAGGGGAGATTGAAGCCACTCTCCTACAGGATGAATCTGTAAAAGAAGTGGTAGTAACCTCAACCGAGAAGGAACATCAATCGCTAGTAGCTTATGTAGTCCTTAACTCAAACCAAAAGCAAAGTTCACAACAGCACCATCAACTAAAAGGAGTGCTACTAAACTCCTTAGAGCCCGTTCAGGAGTCAAATTCAATTTCCAAGAAGTTACTTAATTACTTGGAGCAGAAACTGCCCAGCTACATGGTACCTTCTGACTGTGTAATACTAAATGCCTTGCCCTTGAATCGCAATGGCAAGGTAGACCGCAAGTTGTTACCCAAGCTTAATAAAAATGTATTGAAACCTGAAACGGGTGCTGTTCCACCAAAAACTGAAATAGAGCAAACTTTAGCAAAAATTGTGCGAGAGGTGCTTCAAATAGAGAAAATAGGCGTTTATGATAATTTTTTTGATTTAGGTGCAAATTCAATACATTTGGTTCAAATTAATAAAAATATCAAAATCTTAATGGGAATAGAAGTACAAATGGTAGAAATTTTTCAAAATCCAAGTATTAGCTATTTGGCTAAATTTTTCAGCCAGCATAAAGGAGAGAATAAATCTTTTCAAGCTGTTGCCGAGCGGGCAGAAAAAAGGAAAATAGCACAGCAAAAACGAGGGATGAAAAGAGGTAAATCATGA